TTCTGTCTATAAGTGTCGCTAAAAACTGTTCGTCTTGTCGCTGTATAGCTTCATACGATTCATTGATAAGAGCGACGAGCGTTTGGTGTTGTCTATCCAGTTCTATTACGCCAACGGACATGGTTTCATCCCAGTGCATGAGTGGCATTTTTGACTCCATTGTGCTTTGTGTCGGAGATGAAATCTACCAGAAACGGTAATAATGACAAGCAACAGTTGAATCCCCCTTGCCATCTGCTTGTGGTTATTAAGTAATTATAATTAAAACACTTGTTTGTTTTGAAGCCGTTCAGAAGATTGTTCAGATTATAATTCAAAAAAAGCGTTCGGTATGGTTGCATGGCAAACTGAGAATATGCCCAGTTAGGAGGTGGGATGATGAACAAGGTTTTAATTATGTCAAACAAGTGTCAGGAGTGCGTGTTTTATCATAAGAAATGCGTACTTGGGCACAAACGTCCCTGGAATTCATTGAGTTGTGACGATTACAGACCATATTGTCTGGTGTGTAATTATCCCAAGGAATTCTGCAACACATGCCGTAATCTTGCTTCTCGCAGACTGAAGCCGCTTGAAATCGATTTGAAAGTGACATTCAAGCATTTCAATGCGCTGCATTTTGATTGTGTCTGGCAGCCGTTGAATCTGCAATAGCTTCTTTCGTTTGGTTTGCATCACTGGTTCCCGAAAAGTCTTGATTCTCCGCTTAACTTTTCTGATTTTTCCGTCTAGATTGACTCGCCAAAAGAAACAGAACGGGAACCGCAATGGGATACAAGAATACTCGAGAGTGCCTTGACGCACTCGAAGCCAGAGGTGAACTGGTTCGCATCGATGCGTCCGTTGATGCTCATGTTGAGATCGGCGCGATTCAGCGGCGGGTCTTTCAGGCTGGAGGGCCGGCGTTACTCTTCAATCATGTGAAGGGATGCCGGTTCCCCATGGCTGCTAACATCTTTGGCACCAGGGAACGTGTGCATTTCATATTTCGCGATACTATAGATATGGTAGAGCGGTTGATGAAACTCAAGTTGAACCCCATGGAACTGCTCAGGCGTCCATGGAAATACCTTGGTGCGCCCGTGACCGGGTATCATACCATGCCCAGACGCGTGTCGTCGGGGCCGGTCATGGAGAACGAAACCACAATATCCAAGCTGCCTCAACTCGTTTCCTGGCCTATGGATGGTGGCGGGTACGTGACTTTGCCGCAGGTGTATACCGAAGACCCGGACAATCCCGGCTTTGGCGGCTCCAATATGGGAATGTATCGAGTCCAGTTGTCCGGCAATGACTACGTGCCTGATGAGGAAATCGGTCTACACTATCAGATTCATAGAGGTATTGGCCATCATCATGCTCAGGCTTTGCGAAAGGGCGAGCCTCTCAAGGTCAACGTTTTCGTGGGTGGTGCGCCTGCCATGACTTTGGCAGCCGTTATGCCGTTGCCTGAAGGACTGGCTGAAATTTTTTTTGCCGGTGCCATGGCAGGACATCGTATTCCCATGATCAAACGGGAGGGTGGTCTGCCTATCCCGGCCCAGGCTGATTTTTGTATCTGTGGTACTATTGTGGAAGGTGTGGAAAAGCCTGAAGGGCCGTTTGGTGACCATCTGGGATACTACAGTCTGGCGCATGATTTTCCGGTGCTCAAGGTGGATAAGGTATACCATCGTGACGATGCGGTATGGCCCTTCACCACAGTGGGCCGTCCGCCGCAGGAAGACACCATGTTCGGTCAGTTTATTCATGAACTGACTGCGGATCTTGTGCCATCCGTATTTGCCGGTGTGCATGAAGTCCATGCTGTTGATGCCGCAGGTGTGCACCCGTTGCTCCTGGCCGTAGGAAGTGAACGATATGTCCCTTATGCCGAAGAGCGGCAGCCGCAGGAATTGTTGACCAATGCCTTAGGACTGCTGGGGAATACCCAGACGTCGTTGTCCAAATATGTGCTTATTGCGGCTCGGGAAGATATGGCGGGTGGCGCATCCTGTCATGACATTCCGGGATTCTTCCGACATATGTTGGAACGGGTGGACCTGAAACGTGATCTGCATTTCATCACGCGAACCACCATAGATACGTTGGATTATTCCGGCATCAGCCTGAATCAGGGGTCCAAGTTGATCGTTGCGGCTGCCGGAAGTGTGAAACGGGAGCTTGGGACAGAATTGCCTTCGGGGATTGATTTGCCGCGTGGTTTCCGTGATCCGCAGGTATTTGCTCCCGGTATTCTGGTTATCAAAGGCCCTAAACACCGCCGGAAGCGGGATCAGCAGGACCCGGCACTCGATCGTCTCGGTGATATGCTGCACACGGTGCGTGGGATTGAAAAGTTCCCCATGATCGTAGTGGCTGACGATGCCGCTTTTACTGCCAGGGATTGGGATAACTTTTTGTGGGTGACGTTCACCCGATCTGATCCGGCCACGGATATGTATGGCGTGGGCGGTTTTACCCATGCCAAGCATTGGGGCGCAGACAAGGCTGTCGTCGTGGATGCTCGTCTCAAAACATATCATGCACCGTCTCTTGACCCGGACCCGGAAGTCGAGAAGCGAGTTGACGAACTCGGCGCAAAGGGCGGCCCTCTTTACGGAATCATCTAGCAGTGGAGATAGAAATGGACGAGAAAGTCTTAAAGGAATTGAAACTCGCCTTTGCCTGTGACGTCTATGAGACGGTCAAGGCAGCCCGAAAAAACCGGGATGAACATGTCTTTCGTCACACAATGGCCGAAGAAGACGGACAGATGGTTTTTGCCGGGATGTTTCCCAAGCAGGATATCATGGAGTTCCCTAATCTGACGGAAGAGTTCGTTAACAAGCTGCATACGTTCAACCTGCTCGGTGTGGTCACTGATGGTGAAAGCGGATTGGATATGTTCTATCTTGGCGGCATGAACAAACCGTTTACAACTTTGACTAATGGTCAGGAGATGGTCAGGCACCTGGTCGATGAACCGCTTATGGCTTTCCTGGAAATGTATTTCAAGGTCAAAGGTATCATGATCGATTTCAGAGAAATGAATTATGAAGAATTCACTACCGCTGTTGAAAGTGAAGTGTTCAAGAATACATCATTTTCTCAGATGAGCGAAGCTCAAGAGTTTCTGGAAGTCATCAAAAACTAGTTTGCGCATGAAAAAAGGCCGCACTTCATTGAAGTGCGGCCTTTTTTTTATCTGTTCAGTGTTCTTTCAATGGCTACTTCAAGCATGCGCTTGTGGAGTCGGATGGAAATGGTGTCACTGTTCTCGATATTGTCGACAAGCTCTCTGAGTTTGTCGACCGATTCAAGACATGCGGTGATGATCAATTCGTTTGGAGTGATCTGTTTTTTACGAATCATTTCCAGTATGTTTTCAATTTTATGAGAGAGCTCCTCGATGCTGTCGAGTTCGAGCAGGTTGGAACCGGCCTTGACTGAGTGGGCATCGCGAAAGATGGAGTTGATAGTCTCCTGATCACAATTGATTCCACATTCTTCCAAATGCAAAAGGCCCGACTCGATGGAGTCGAGCCGTTCGGCTGTTTCTTCTATGAAGATTTCAACGACTTCGTCACCACGTTTGATCAATCTATTCCACCTTCAATAAGGTTGATGGCGATTTCGGGAATCGTGTTCAGATCCGGTTTGGATATTTGTCTGTTTGCACCGACTGAATCACCTTTATGTTTTAATTCCTTTGTGATGATGGACGAATACAATATGACCGGCAGTTTATGCAAGAGGGGATCATCCTTAATGTTCTTGGTCAGGCTGAAACCATCCATGAGGGGCATCTCAATGTCGGAAATGACAATATTCACGAAGTCGGTGATATCTTTTCCGGAGGCCTCGGCTTCATCCCTGAGTCCTCTGATTGTCCGCAATGCCTCGTCGCCGTTGTTGGTGATGATGGGATTGAAGTTGGCATCAGTCAGGTTCTGCTTAATCATGGCCCGGATGGTGGCGGAATCATCGGCAACAAGCACATTGTACCGGGTCTTGGAAATGGTCATGTCCTCATCTGATTTTGGTTCGAACTGTGTCAGGATCGTTTCCAGATCAAGGAGTTGGACAAAGTAATCGCCTTTGTCGATAAGTCCGACAATGGCATCCGTGTTACTGCTAATAATGTTTGAAGGCGGTATGACCTCACCCCAGCCGACACGTTGAATCTCCGTGACTCCCGATACCAGGAATCCAGTGACGGATTTACTGAACTCCGTAACGATGACGATGTCTCGTTCGGTTTTCGGCATATCCAATTCCAGCCACACAGAGAGATCCAGAACCGGAAGGATCAGGTCGCGAAGAGGTATTGTTCCCATGAAAGAAGGGTGAGGAGCCGATTCCGGCGGATCAAGATTCGGTGTTTCAATGACCTGCATGACTTTGGCCACGTTGATTCCAAAAAAATTGGGAACAGGCTCTTCGCCTTCCTTGCGGATTTCATTGATGTAGAACTCGAGGATTTCAAGTTCATTGGTCCCTGTTTCCAACAGGATCCCGGTGTCTATTGCGCTTTTGCTCATGAATGGTCTCCCAATCAGGTTCATGTCGACGTTTTCAGCCAAGTAGTGCGTAATATACGCTGTCATGGATTTTATGTCCATGTAGTTCGAAGATTTCTCGTGAATTTATAATGCCTTCATGTTGAATTTGTCATTGTATATATGTGGAGTAATTTTTTGCAATGCCTTGACGTCTTCACGAAGCCCATGCACAAGAATATTGGTTAAAAATGTTCATAAAATGTAATGGAGATGCATAATGAGCGAGAAAAAGACCGTTGATCCGACAAATATTCAGAAAAAAGTTGTTGAAAGGCTTCAGAAGTCTGCGGCTGATCTCATCCCCTGGTTCTACAGTGACATGCCTGAATATTATTTTCTTACCCATGGCGAAGAAGAGCAGATTACTCATGTCATGGCGTTACTCTCTGGCATGGTTCGCAAGGAAAAGCAGTCACTGGCATTGCATAGTCCGTGTGGCACCAAGGTGACACACATCACGCCGGGTGGAGATATGAACGCGTTGGCCGGAGTTCTCAAGAGGTATCAGGATAAAGATATCGAGATAGCCCGAGTGTATTCCAGTCATGATGATTCCTTGCGACTTGATACCTTTGTCTTCGGCCCGCAACCTCTGTGCTCTTTGGATGCACAATCCGTCAAGGATGTGATGGGGATGGTGCAGGACGGAACTGTTGAACTCGGTTCTGAAAATGTCGGAGATTTCAGGAATTTTCTCGGTTCTGTGAGTGAAGATTATATTGAAAAATTTGAACCGGGTCGGGTCTTGCGGCATTTCAGGACGTGCGGCTGTGTAGAGAATCAGGAACGGGTACAAATCCTGCTGGAAAAAGATGTGCATCCGGGCTTTGATCGTATCAGTGTGGCTATGGCTAATCCGCCGCGAACCTCCCTGCTGTTGCGGGTTGTGAACGTCTTTGCCCGCGAGAACATTCCTGTGGACCGGGCCTATTCAGATCAGTTCGAGCGCGGTGAAAAAGCACCCGTGGCTATTATGAGTTTCTATCTGGACAAGGAACGCATTGATCTTGATGAGTCCAGCAAAAAATGGCTGCGTCTCAAGCGTCAGCTTGAAATGACCAAATGGTTTGCACCACATGGTCTGGAAGCTCTGGCCTACGAAGAGGGGTGGGAACTGGAACAGGTCATGCTTATGCAGGCGGCAGGAGAGTTTGCGCATCAGTTTCTCATCAAGAAGGATTTGCATGCCTATACCTCCAGTCGAATTGTTTACGTTATTCTCAAACACCGTGACGTGGCACAGAAACTCTTTGATTATTTTGAGACACGATTCAATCCGGCTTTTGTCGGAGACAGAGAAGCTGTCATGGCTGAGAAGCGCATGATTGCACGTGCTGCCATCCGGGATGTCGGCAACAGTATTCATCGTGATATTCTGACCTATATCTATAAATTTTTCCGCTATACCTTGCGGACGAATTACTACTTGGAACACAAGCTCGGCCTGAGTTTCCGACTTGATCCGCTGATCCTTGCGCCCATGCCAAGAGAGGAACGACCATTTGGCGTGTATTGCTTCCATGGTCCGTACAGCTTTGCCTTCCAGGTGCGGTATCGTGATACGGCTCGTGGCGGTGTCCGTGTGGTGCGGACATGGAGTCAGGAAGAGTTCGAGATGGAGTCCAACAGGTTGTTTGACGAAGTGACCAAGCTGGCTTCAGCCCAGCAGTTCAAGAACAAGGATATTCCCGAGGGTGGTTCAAAAGCCGTTATTCTTCTCGGTCCGGAAGGGGATATCGATCTGGCCGTCAAATCCATGGTGGATTCGTTCCTGGATCTGCTGGTTATTCCTGAAGGGGTAGACGGTTTGGTTCAGCCCGGTATTGTGGATTATCTGGGACGCGAAGAGATCATCTTCCTCGGCCCGGACGAAAATATCACGCCGAATCACATTCGATGGATTGCAGCGCGGGCAGAACTCCGTGGGTACAAATGGCCGAGCGCCTTCATGAGTTCCAAGCCCGGGGCTGGTATCGCGCACAAGGAATACGGTGTGACATCCGAGGGCGTTATCGTCTTCGCCGATGAATTACTGCGTACTCTTGGCATTGACCCGGATAATGAGTCCTTTACGGTTAAGATAACCGGCGGACCAGCTGGCGATGTGGCGTCCAATGTCATGCGATTCCTCATGCGCGATTATGGTGAAAATGCCAAAATCGTGGCCATGACTGATGGGCACGGCGCAGCGTATGACCCTGATGGTATGGATCATGCTGAGCTTCTTCGCCTCATGGATGGGAATTTCAAGGCCTCTCATTTTGATAAATCAAAACTGACGGGTGAGGGTGCATTTGTTGTATCCACGGATGAACCGGAAGGAACCCGTATTCGCAACACGCTGCACAATACGGCGGTAGCGGATATCTTTATTCCATCTGGTGGACGTCCTGACACAATTAATATGTCCAACTGGAAAGAATTCCTGCAAAAAGATGGGACTCCGTCAGCACGGGGGCTGGTGGAAGGCGCAAATATCTTTATCTCTGCCGAGGCCCGTGCCGAGATGGAGAAAGCCGGTGTTCTGGCTGTTCCTGGCCCTTCGGCCAATAAGACCGGCGTTATCTGTTCTTCCTATGAAATTCTGGCCGGGCTCATTCTCAGCGAAGAAGAGTTCCTGGAAATCAAGGATGAATATGTGGCTCAGCTGATCGACATTCTGCGGGATCGTGCTCGGTCCGAAGCCCGAGTGCTCATGCGGGAGTTCAAGTTGGCCGGTGGAAAGCGGACCATCACCCAGCTTTCTTTTGAGCTGTCCGAGTCAATCAACTCACTTGCAGACAGGGTGGCCGAAGTGTTGAACGATTCCGTGGACAGGGTGGCGGATGATCCGCAACTTGTTGAAGTCCTTTTGTCGTATTGTCCGGCGGTGTTTGCCGAGAAGTATAGAGATCGGATTGTGAATGATATTCCTCGTGGGCATCAACTTGCATTACTTGCTTCATTTGTATCGGCCAAGATGCTGTATCAGGAGGGCATGGGCTGGGCTGATCATTTGGTTGAATTGCGCGATATCCGTGACGTGTTTTTCAATTATCTTGATCAGGATAAAATTGTTGACGGATTGTTGGATGAGGTCCGAAAAGCCGGATTGGAACATGCGGATCTTATTGTTGATATCCTGGAAAATTCCGGGCGCAAGAAGCTTACTTTAAACAAACTCGGGCTTGGATAAAATCCGACTTGTAACTAACTATTTGTGATTCCTGGAGGTCTATTGTGCCTTCAGGAGTCACATTTCTTCTTTTTGTGGTATGAAATCCACTTGACAAACGTATGAGCAGATCGTACTCTAACTACAAATGAACAAATACTCATGTGAGGCAGAATATGTCCAATGTAGCCTGTAGTGATACTGAGCAACACGAGAAAAATGTGGCAGCAGCCAAGGAAAAGATGCTCTCCGAAAGAGAGTTTCTCTTTCTTGCAGAATTGTTCAAGGCTCTGGGTGATTATACCCGCGTTCGTATTCTTTATGCCTTGTCTGTTGGAGAGTTGTGTGTCTGTGCACTTGCTGAAGTTCTGGACATGTCCCAGTCGGCGATTTCTCATCAACTGAGATTGCTCCGGGCAGCAAAGCTGGTTCGTTATCGCAAGGAAGGAAAGAACGTTTTTTACTCTCTGGATGATGACCATGTGCGTAATCTGGTCAGCCAGGGGCTCGAGCATGTCAGGGAACAGGGGTAAAAGCCCCTGTCCTCTTTTTTTTGCCATCACTTATGAATACTTGCTCATGTATGAACATTTTAACCATTGAAGAGTCTTCGCTATGTTGAATATGATTATTAATATTGTTTATGAGTCCTGGCATGTTCTTGTGGATGCAGGGCCGTATCTTCTTTTTGGTTTTTTTGTAGCTGGGATGCTCAAGGGTTTTGTGCCTGATAAATATATGGCTCGTCATCTTGGTAAAAAGTCTGTGGGCTCTGTATTCAAGGCGGCAATCATAGGCGTTCCCCTGCCATTGTGTTCGTGCGGTGTCTTGCCCACGGCATTGGGGCTTCGTCGCCAGGGTGCAAGCAAGGGCGCGACAACGGCCTTCATGATTTCCACTCCTGAAACAGGCGTGGATTCAATGGCGGTGACCTATGCGCTCATTGATCCGATCATGACAATCATCCGGCCTGTTGCCGCATCTATTACCGCTGTTTTTGCAGGTGTTCTTGTTAACGCCTTTCCTGACAGGAAGGAACCACTGCCGATGGCGAATGTGGCTGAGCCTTTGGCAGGGTGTGCAACAGGAGGGTGCGGTTGTGGTCATGACCGTTGCAGTACTGATGAAAAAATGAGCATAGGTGCCAAGTTTCGACTGGGCATGAGCTATGCCTTTGGAGAGATGATCGCTGATATCGGACGCTGGTTGTTGGTCGGTGTGGTCATCGCAGGGATCATTTCCGCTGTGGTGCCGTCTGATGCACTGGATCAGTATGTGGGGACTGGCTTCTTGTCATATCTTGTCATGCTGGTCGTGGCCTTGCCGCTGTACGTGTGCGCTACGGCATCGACGCCCATAGCGGCCTCTTTGCTGCTCAAGGGATTGTCCCCAGGCGCAGCCCTTGTGTTTTTGCTTGCCGGTCCTGCCACCAATGGTGCGACGATCACGGTTATGCTCAAGACTTTAGGCAAGCGGGCAGCAGGGATGTATGTCTTGTCTATTGTGGTTTGCTCGTTGATGTTGGCTTGGGCCACTGATCTGCTATATACCGCCCTCGGGCTGGATATTACGGCAGTGGTCGGTGAAGTAACCGAAGTAACCCCGCATTGGCTTGGAGTTACCTCCGCTGTAATCACCCTGCTTCTGGTTGCGTGGAGCTTCATGCGCCCCCATTCCCACGATCATTAGCCCGATATCCCTCTCTTCGTGTCGTCAAAGAGGGGGATTTATACTGGTTGAGTATGTTTTTTGTTTAAATTAAGCTTCTTACAATATATTAAATATGTGATAAGTCCTATCCGAAATTAATACATTTCGGAGTGTGTTCCATGAGATCAAGCGTTCTTTTGAGTTGTGTTTGCCTTTTGATGTTATGCGGTTGCAACGGCAAGCAAGTTAACCCGCAAATTTATAGGGCTTCCGGTAGTCCTTCGTACTCCATGACGGATGATTTTGTGTATACGGGCAGTCCTACATGGAATGAGAGTGCGTGCTGTAGCGGTCCTGTATGTCAGCCTTTTCATGCGTCGGCTGATGTGAAATCATTTGTCGATACGTATGTTGTTGCTCCAACCGATAAAATCCCTGTTGAAGTTTGCGTCTTTATAAGAAAAAAGAGTGCCAAATCTCGAGCGCGGTGGCAGGCGATGGATGGAAATAAGATTTCGATTGATGGAAAAGAGTATAGTGAAAATTTCGGATTTTACGATCTGAAAGAACATGGACTCAATAATCTTGTTGCAAAGTACCTGTCTGAGCAGGGATATACTGCAACAGGACGAGGATATCTCGTGTATTTGGTCACGCGAAATGTGAATACCAGATGGCAAATGACAATTATGTATGCGTATAATTTTGAATATCTGCCGGTTGAGGCCACAAAGAGTGAAGAGGCCTTGAGAGATTTTCTCAGAAAACAGTTTAGCGAGCGGATTACTGTGTCGTAGCAGTATTTCTGAAGTGGTAAATAATGGGCGAAGGGGGGCACCTCTTCGCCTTTTCTTTCTTTTTTGTGCATGGTAAAGGCATCGTCGAAACCAAGAGGGAAGATATCAATGAAAAAAATCTGTATAGCCATCGCCTTGCTGCTGTTAATGAATGTATCCGCTCACGCGGAAAATATGAAGATTCGATTCGGCATTCTTCCGGTCATCGACACGCTGCCCTTGCAGGTGGGCGTTCAGGACGGCCTTTTTGAAAAATACGGTATCGATGTGGAGTTGATCCGTTTTGCGTCTGCTTTGGAGCGCGACACTGCTATGCAGGCCGGTCAGCTTGATGGGTATTTCGGCGATCTCGTCGCAACGTATCTGCTCATTAATCAGGGAGTACCAATGCGTATCGCCCTGACTTCCTGGCGTACGACACCCGACTATCCCATGTTTGGCATCGCGTTGTCTCCGGCCAACAAGGATCGTGATCTAGGCGACATGAAAGGCCGTACCCTCGGTTTATCCAAGTCAACCGTGATGGAATATCTCGCTGACAAGATGGAAGACGCTCTTGGGGTTAATCGTGGTCATTTCTCCAAAATTGAAATTAAGAAACTTCCCATTCGGCTCCAAATGCTCATGACAGATCAGGTGGACAGCGCCTTGCTGCCTGAGCCGTTGCTTTCTCTGGCCCGTCTCAAGGGCGGCGGCCTTTTGGCAACCGCCGAGAAACTCGATATGCCTCTGACAGTTCTTTGTCTCCACGAGAAATATTTTGCTGACGATGCCGAAGGATATGCCAGGTTCATATTGGCATATAAAGAGGCTGTGCAACGTCTGGCTGATTCGCCGGAAACGTATCGTCCTCTCATGGCAAAAACCTGCCGTATTCCCAAACCGCTGATGTCCGAGTTCCCGGTATACCCGTATCCCATGCCCTCACTGCCGTCTGCTGCCGAACTGAATGAAGTCCAGACATGGATGGTTGAAAAGGGATTGCTCAAGGTTAAAGTGCCGGATGAGACAGCACTCTCTCCGGTTATCCCATAGCGTATGCTGACGGCTGAAAATCTGGGCAAATTGTATGACGGGCAGGCCGTTCTTGAAAATGTTTCCTTCTCTCTCGGGCAGGAGGAGACTTTGGCTGTTGTCGGGCCTTCCGGTTGCGGCAAGACGACCTTGCTTTATCTGCTGAGCGGACTGGCTTCGCCCGATACGGGGCGTGCCTTGCTTGAAGGACGTTCAATTGATGCGCCGTCTTCTGATATTTCAATTATTTTGCAGGATTATGGTCTCTTGCCGTGGCGCAATGTTATAGACAATGTAGCCCTTGGTCTTAAAGTGCAGGGAGTGGGCAGGAAAGAACGTTTGGCCCTTGCCCGTGAACAGTTGACCGAGGTGGGCATTGTCGGTCGAGACCATGATTATCCTGCCAATCTGAGTGGTGGTGAGCAGCAGCGCGTAGCCATTGCCCGTGCATTTGTTACAAGACCCCGCCTCATGCTGCTGGACGAACCCTTTTCCTCGCTGGATGCCCTGACGCGTGAAAGGTTGCAACGAGCCTTGCTCGACGTCTGGAAGGTGCGCAAGGTGCCGTTTGTTCTGGTCACGCACTCTCTGGAAGAAGCTGTGGTGCTCGGCAAACGGATCATGGTCATGTCAGGTCGTCCGGCCAGCCCTGTGGCGGTGTTTGATAACCCCGGATTCGGCGATGCGTCCATCCGTGACACCGAGGCGTGCTTTTCTCTCCTGAAAGAACTCAGGCATACTGTGGAGGATCTATGGTAGGCCTGTGCAAAGCATGTCTGCGATATGGACTGGTCATTCTCGCTATCGGCGTGCTCTGGAAGCTCGCAGCAATAGGGATGGGTGGTGTCATATTGCCGCATCCGGAAGATGCTTTTCTGGCCTTTTTAGCGGCCATGATAACCCGTGAGTTCTGGGAACATTTTTTTGTCAGCGGGTATCGTACGGTTATGGCAATGATACTTGCGTGGGGCACGGCCTTTCCTCTCGGGTTACTTATGGGAAGTATGAAGCGGGTGGACGCTGTATTCGCTCCATTTGTTTTTTTGACATATCCCATTCCGAAAATTGTATTGCTGCCGGTGTTTCTGCTCCTGCTGGGGTTGGGCGACGGTGCGAAGATAGCCATGATCGGGTTGATCCTCGGGTATCAGATACTTGTCACGACCCGGGATGGCGTGCGCTCCATTCATCCGAAATATTTTGATTCTGTCCGGTCTCTTGGTGGCTCTCGCATGGATGTGCTGCGTGAGGTGCTGCTTCCGGCGGCGTTACCGCATGGGTTCACTGCCCTGCGTCTGGGGACAGGCGTGGCCGTAGCGGTACTCTTTTTTGTAGAATCTTTTGCCACGACCAGAGGGCTGGGCTATATGATAATGGATGCTTGGGGAGCCATGGATTATCTGACCATGTTCTCAGGTATTTTGGGTATGAGTATGATGGGTGCGGCTTTGTATGAAATTGCTAATTTTCTCGAGCGCAGGGCGTGCAAGTGGATGTTTCTGCGCATCAAAGAATAACCGGAGGAGAAGGTTCTGTCTTCCACCAAACTTGAATTTAACGACGGACATATGGCGAGCCAGCTTTTCGGGCCGCATAATCAGCACCTGAAATTGCTCGGCGAACGCATTGGTGTGACCATTGAAAGTCGCGGAAATGCGGTGGTTATTGATGCACCCGAAGGGGAGGAAGCCAAGGCTGATCTTGCCAGTCAGGTGTTGTCACAACTCTATACAATGATCCAAAGGGGCAAATCCGTGCATCCGCAGGATGTGGATTTTGCCTGTCGCATACTTGAGCGTCAACCGACCGCTGATGTCGGCGAGGTCTTCAAGGGTGATGTCTATACGACCTCCGGCAAGCGAACCGTGTCTCCCAAGTCGTTGAATCAGCGTGAGTATCTGGACGCCATCAAGGACTCCGATATGACGTTCGGCATTGGTCCGGCAGGGACGGGCAAGACGTATCTGGCGGTTGCCATGGCTGTGGGCGCACTCGCCCGGCGTGAAGTCAAACGCATCGTGTTGACGCGTCCGGCAGTCGAAGCCGGTGAAAAACTTGGTTTCTTGCCGGGTGATCTGGCGGAAAAGATTAATCCGTATCTGCGGCCACTGTATGACGCACTGCATGACATGCTCGATTTTGCCAAGGTACAGGACTATCAGGAAGCGGGTATCATAGAGATTGCGCCATTGGCTTTCATGCGAGGACGGACGCTTAACGACGCTTTCATCATTCTGGATGAAGCGCAGAACACCACGCCCGAGCAAATGAAGATGTTTTTGACCCGTCTTGGATTCGGTTCCAAAGCCGTTATTACGGGTGATGTCACCCAGATCGATTTGCCTATTCATGCCAAGTCCGGGTTGCTGCAGGC
The genomic region above belongs to uncultured Pseudodesulfovibrio sp. and contains:
- a CDS encoding NAD-glutamate dehydrogenase domain-containing protein → MSEKKTVDPTNIQKKVVERLQKSAADLIPWFYSDMPEYYFLTHGEEEQITHVMALLSGMVRKEKQSLALHSPCGTKVTHITPGGDMNALAGVLKRYQDKDIEIARVYSSHDDSLRLDTFVFGPQPLCSLDAQSVKDVMGMVQDGTVELGSENVGDFRNFLGSVSEDYIEKFEPGRVLRHFRTCGCVENQERVQILLEKDVHPGFDRISVAMANPPRTSLLLRVVNVFARENIPVDRAYSDQFERGEKAPVAIMSFYLDKERIDLDESSKKWLRLKRQLEMTKWFAPHGLEALAYEEGWELEQVMLMQAAGEFAHQFLIKKDLHAYTSSRIVYVILKHRDVAQKLFDYFETRFNPAFVGDREAVMAEKRMIARAAIRDVGNSIHRDILTYIYKFFRYTLRTNYYLEHKLGLSFRLDPLILAPMPREERPFGVYCFHGPYSFAFQVRYRDTARGGVRVVRTWSQEEFEMESNRLFDEVTKLASAQQFKNKDIPEGGSKAVILLGPEGDIDLAVKSMVDSFLDLLVIPEGVDGLVQPGIVDYLGREEIIFLGPDENITPNHIRWIAARAELRGYKWPSAFMSSKPGAGIAHKEYGVTSEGVIVFADELLRTLGIDPDNESFTVKITGGPAGDVASNVMRFLMRDYGENAKIVAMTDGHGAAYDPDGMDHAELLRLMDGNFKASHFDKSKLTGEGAFVVSTDEPEGTRIRNTLHNTAVADIFIPSGGRPDTINMSNWKEFLQKDGTPSARGLVEGANIFISAEARAEMEKAGVLAVPGPSANKTGVICSSYEILAGLILSEEEFLEIKDEYVAQLIDILRDRARSEARVLMREFKLAGGKRTITQLSFELSESINSLADRVAEVLNDSVDRVADDPQLVEVLLSYCPAVFAEKYRDRIVNDIPRGHQLALLASFVSAKMLYQEGMGWADHLVELRDIRDVFFNYLDQDKIVDGLLDEVRKAGLEHADLIVDILENSGRKKLTLNKLGLG
- a CDS encoding chemotaxis protein, with the protein product MSKSAIDTGILLETGTNELEILEFYINEIRKEGEEPVPNFFGINVAKVMQVIETPNLDPPESAPHPSFMGTIPLRDLILPVLDLSVWLELDMPKTERDIVIVTEFSKSVTGFLVSGVTEIQRVGWGEVIPPSNIISSNTDAIVGLIDKGDYFVQLLDLETILTQFEPKSDEDMTISKTRYNVLVADDSATIRAMIKQNLTDANFNPIITNNGDEALRTIRGLRDEAEASGKDITDFVNIVISDIEMPLMDGFSLTKNIKDDPLLHKLPVILYSSIITKELKHKGDSVGANRQISKPDLNTIPEIAINLIEGGID
- a CDS encoding UbiD family decarboxylase, with protein sequence MGYKNTRECLDALEARGELVRIDASVDAHVEIGAIQRRVFQAGGPALLFNHVKGCRFPMAANIFGTRERVHFIFRDTIDMVERLMKLKLNPMELLRRPWKYLGAPVTGYHTMPRRVSSGPVMENETTISKLPQLVSWPMDGGGYVTLPQVYTEDPDNPGFGGSNMGMYRVQLSGNDYVPDEEIGLHYQIHRGIGHHHAQALRKGEPLKVNVFVGGAPAMTLAAVMPLPEGLAEIFFAGAMAGHRIPMIKREGGLPIPAQADFCICGTIVEGVEKPEGPFGDHLGYYSLAHDFPVLKVDKVYHRDDAVWPFTTVGRPPQEDTMFGQFIHELTADLVPSVFAGVHEVHAVDAAGVHPLLLAVGSERYVPYAEERQPQELLTNALGLLGNTQTSLSKYVLIAAREDMAGGASCHDIPGFFRHMLERVDLKRDLHFITRTTIDTLDYSGISLNQGSKLIVAAAGSVKRELGTELPSGIDLPRGFRDPQVFAPGILVIKGPKHRRKRDQQDPALDRLGDMLHTVRGIEKFPMIVVADDAAFTARDWDNFLWVTFTRSDPATDMYGVGGFTHAKHWGADKAVVVDARLKTYHAPSLDPDPEVEKRVDELGAKGGPLYGII
- a CDS encoding metalloregulator ArsR/SmtB family transcription factor, translated to MSNVACSDTEQHEKNVAAAKEKMLSEREFLFLAELFKALGDYTRVRILYALSVGELCVCALAEVLDMSQSAISHQLRLLRAAKLVRYRKEGKNVFYSLDDDHVRNLVSQGLEHVREQG
- a CDS encoding Hpt domain-containing protein, giving the protein MIKRGDEVVEIFIEETAERLDSIESGLLHLEECGINCDQETINSIFRDAHSVKAGSNLLELDSIEELSHKIENILEMIRKKQITPNELIITACLESVDKLRELVDNIENSDTISIRLHKRMLEVAIERTLNR